The sequence AACTATATGATTATGTAAATTGGTATAATAATAAAAGGATTCATGGGTCTCTGGGGTATTTAACACCAGTGGAATACAAAACTTTGATGTCCGAGAAAATAGTGTCCTAAAAGGGGTTGCCGATCCAACTACCATTTAAGACTACCCCCCCCAGTTTTCGATTCTACTGAAGAAGCGAGAAAATTTACTTGAATTAATGCCGAACCAAATAAAATCTCCTCCAATCCTGACATCATACCATCCTGTTTCACTGTAACTATGTGCTAATCCAGAAGATGTTGTCCAAGTGGATCGTGTTCCATCCCCCCAATCAATAATATTTGAAGAACTATTACTTGACGATATTGGAATATTGACACTTAATGCCCCTGAATTATAAAGGTCTATACAACCAATAAATGTTGGTAAAACACAGATTTCAATTTCATCTTCAAATATACCATCGGATGAGCTTATTGAAATAACAGCTGTACCTTCGTTTAATGCTTCAACGATTCCATTATCTGTAATCGTTAATATTGTTTCATCACTAGAGGAGAAGGAAACATTCTGTCCGATAACACCTTTGGGTAAATACTCCCATGAGAGTTGTATCTGATCTTCTATTAAAACTGAATTTTCAATTTCAGATAATTGTAGCTCTAAGATAGGAATAATTTCCCACTGAGCATAAAGAGTAATATCATTATCAGGCATACTGATTTCTGATCCGATCAAATAGAAAGTTCCGGAGCCATCTGCTTCAGTATCCCATCCAGTACAAGTATAACCTTCCAGGATCATTTCTCCTTGATTTGGTACTTTGATCAAACTACCTGCTATATATTGATTGTTATCCTCCGGAACATCTGAACCTTTATATTGATTACCTTCATAATTGATAGAATAAGTGGGTAGCTGAGTCCAGACTGCATACAGAGTTTCATCATAAGCCGGCATATCGATTTTCTGGCCTGCGGTATAAACCGCCATTGTTCTCTCTGAATCTGTATTCCATCCAACAAAAGAATACCCATCAAGGATCATATCTCCTTGGTCTAAAACAGTAACCTCTGTTCCTTCCAAATATTGATTTCCATCAGTTGGTACATTCAATCCTGAATATTGGTTACCATTGTAAGTAATTGAAAATGTTGGCAACTGAGTCCAGACAGCATAAAGAGATAAGTTATGACCTGGCATGTTAATAATCTCTCCAGCCGTATAAATTGCTTCTTCTCCATCTGAATCAGGATTCCATCCCAAGAAAGCATATCCATCAAAGATCATATTTCCTTTATCTAAAATTGTAACTGGCGAGCCTTCTGAATAAGATGTATAATCAATAACAAGTTCAAGCCCTGCATATTCATTCCCTGAATAGATAATATTATACGTTTGAATTATCAGCCATTGAGCATAAAGAGTTATATTTTCTTTGTCCATTATTAAGGTTTCACCGGGTGTATATAAAATTCCCGATCCATCTGCCTTAGTATTCCAGAAATTAAATTTATACCCTGTTTTAGTAAGGTTACTTGAATCTAAAACTACGACTTCATCACCTTCTGAGTATGCTCTAGTATCCTTAGGTAGAGAACCATTTTCATCTATTGGGACATCACCACCATCTGCACCATTCCCGTCATAAATCACTTGATACGAACCTAGTTTCACAATTGGATTACGACAGCTGGTAGCTAAAATAAGTGTGACTAAAACAAGTAATGAAATTGTAAATATGGTCTTAAAAGTTAAGTAGAAATTTTTCAAGTTGATTACTCCATTAAAAAATCTTTGAACAAAACAAAAAAAGTGGTCAATTATATTTTATAGAGTACTTGTTCTCATCACAATTAGAATATTTC is a genomic window of Oceanispirochaeta sp. M1 containing:
- a CDS encoding IS3 family transposase, translated to LYDYVNWYNNKRIHGSLGYLTPVEYKTLMSEKIVS
- a CDS encoding InlB B-repeat-containing protein; this encodes MKNFYLTFKTIFTISLLVLVTLILATSCRNPIVKLGSYQVIYDGNGADGGDVPIDENGSLPKDTRAYSEGDEVVVLDSSNLTKTGYKFNFWNTKADGSGILYTPGETLIMDKENITLYAQWLIIQTYNIIYSGNEYAGLELVIDYTSYSEGSPVTILDKGNMIFDGYAFLGWNPDSDGEEAIYTAGEIINMPGHNLSLYAVWTQLPTFSITYNGNQYSGLNVPTDGNQYLEGTEVTVLDQGDMILDGYSFVGWNTDSERTMAVYTAGQKIDMPAYDETLYAVWTQLPTYSINYEGNQYKGSDVPEDNNQYIAGSLIKVPNQGEMILEGYTCTGWDTEADGSGTFYLIGSEISMPDNDITLYAQWEIIPILELQLSEIENSVLIEDQIQLSWEYLPKGVIGQNVSFSSSDETILTITDNGIVEALNEGTAVISISSSDGIFEDEIEICVLPTFIGCIDLYNSGALSVNIPISSSNSSSNIIDWGDGTRSTWTTSSGLAHSYSETGWYDVRIGGDFIWFGINSSKFSRFFSRIENWGG